Part of the Olsenella profusa DSM 13989 genome, GTGTAGTCGACAGCACTGCTACGGGCGGAACTATACAGAGACCACTCCCTGTTTTCCGGCTGCTGCCAGATGGCGAGATCAAACGCAGCAAGGGCAAGGCAGCCGATAAGCGCCATGGCAATCGGACGGAGGCGAGAGCCCATGGCATGCGTCTCATGGTCGCTGGAACTCAGCACTCCCCTCGACACGAACACAAGGGCGACGGCGCACGCCGGCACAAGAAGAAGAGCTATCTCCCAGCGTAGGGCGCACCCCATCATCACAAGGATGACTCCAAGAGGATAGGGCGCGACACTCCGAGCAGAGGCGGCATTGCTTATGAGCGTCGCACAACCGGCGATAAAGCAGAGTGCCGCAACATAGGTGAAGTTTGATCCAATCGTTACCCCTGCGAGTGTCAGGAAGATCGTCCCTGAGGCAACGATGGATGGTCCGAGGCGATGGCGCCAAAAAAGCGCCCATGCCAGGAGGCAAGCCATCGAAAGCAGCGACAGGACGAACTCGAGCGCATAGAACCCGTTGACGGACGGGAGGAGGGCATTGATCCCCAAGGAGATGTAGCTCACGACGGCATTTACGAACAGACAGGGAGTAGTTGCCCCAACACGACCGGAAAGCATCAGGGAGATGCTCCAGTCATCATCCACTCCACGTGGGTCATCATGAAAGACTGCCAGAGCAGGCGCCAGGACAAGCGCCGCGAGAGCGAATGACACCACAAGCACGTGCCGTCTGGTTTGCAACCAGCGGTCAATCCGCATGCAGGCATGCGCGACGAGCGGGATGCGCTCCTGCATCGTCATTCGTCTATGCCAGCCGCACGAACTTGCGCTTGCCAACCTGCAGCACCGTTTTGGCAGACAGCAGGGATGGCTCCACGTTGTAGCTCTTGGCAGCCAGCCTCCTGCCATCAATCTTGACAGAGCCCTGGTCAATCATGCGGCGAGCCTCGCCGGCAGACCTCACCAGGCCAGCATCTGCCAGTACCTTTGCCAGGTAGACCCTTCCGTCGTCATTGAGGGTGAGGTCGGCCTTGAACTCCGGCACGTCCTCGGGAATCTCGTGCTTCTTGAAGAGGCCATCAAAGGCCGCCTCGGCCTGGGCCCCTGCGCCAGCGCCATGGTAGAGATCCACGATGTTGGCGGCAAGCTGGCGCTTGAGATGGTAGGGGTCGGCCGTCTTGTTCGCATAGGCAGCATCGATGGCGTCCACCTCATCCACGGGGACGGTGGAGCACAGACGGAAGTACATGGGCACCAGCTCGTCCGTGATGCTCATGACCTTGCCGAACATGTCGGTCGGCTCATCGGTGAGCCCCACGTAGTTGCCGTAGCTCTTGGACATCTTCCTGATGCCATCGGTCCCCACCAAAAGCGGCATCGTAAGGGCCACCTGCGGCTCCATGCCCATGGCACGCATGAGGTCGCGTCCCGCGAGCAGGTTGAATATCTGGTCGTTGCCGCCCATCTCCACATCCGCCTTGATGACCACGGAATCGTAGGCTTGGAGCACGGGATAGATGAACTCATGCAGGGCGATGGACTGCCCATTGGCATAGCGAGTGTGGAAGTCCTCGCGCTCGAGGATGCGGGCCACATTGAACTTGCTCATGAGTTCGAGCATCTTGGCCAGGTCGAGGGGCTTGAGCCAGTCGCCATTGTGGACGATCTTGGTCCTCTGGGGGTCAAGCACCTTCATGGCCTGGGCAACATAGGTCTGCGCATTGGCCTCCACCTGCCCCTCCGTGAGAGGCGGACGGGTGGAGTCACGACCGGAGGGGTCGCCGATGAGCGCGGTGCCATTGCCGATGATGAGGGTCACGTCGTGGCCGATGTCCTGGAACTGGCGCATCTTGCGCAGGGGGACGGCATGGCCCAGGTGCAGGTCAGGCGAGGTGGGATCCACACCCAGCTTGATGTTGAGGGGCGTGCCCTTCTCGAGCTTCCTCCTGAGCTCTCCCATGGGCACGATCTGCATGGTGCCCGATGTAATGATCTTGAGCTGTTCGTCGACAGAGAGCACGGGGCTTCCTCCAAGGGTAGTGATGCCACAGACAAGTAGCATAGCGCAACGGCCCGTTGCCGGCGCCCTTCCATGCGACAGCGTCAGGGCCCGCATCGTTATGCGCGTCACCGGCCACTTCCGTCGAGGGCGTGGCGCGTGCCATTGATCGAGAACGGCGTGCTGTGCACCATGGCACCACTGGCAGAGAGCCAGCACCACGAGTCGTCCCCCCTCCTCGAACCAGCCCGTGTGGCCCCTGCCATGCTCGAGGTGGTGGTACGCGCCGCTGACCAGCTGCCATCCATCCGGGACGGTGGAGCCAGGCTGGATGAGGCCGCCTGCAGTCATGATGTCCCCAGCGTATGGCCGGCCGCCCATCGTCCCGTCCGCGAGCGTCAGGCCTCCCTGCTGGGAGGAGACGTCCTCCGCCGTGGCCAAGGGGCCGTTCTTGTAGGCATGCGCAGATGCCCGCAGGGTTGGGAAGCAGGGCCCGGTTGGGATCAGCGACGAGCCTCGTGCCTATCTGGCCACGAGCGAACGTGGTGGTCATGAGGGGGTGGCCCGAGGCGGTCATGACGTCTGCGGGATGGTAGCGGGGCTCCAGCTGGTTGAGGGTCTCATAGGTATCCTCGGGCAGGCGACAGAACCTCCCCGTCTGAGGCGCGATCTGGGGTGAAAGCGCACGCAGGTAGCCGGGCGTGTTCGATGCGGGCCATCCATGATGGCCCGGCTTGAGAGCGTCAACGTGGATTCGTCAGGAAAGGCCAGCATGCCCACGCGCCACGGCCGCGGTGCCCGCAATGCGGGCGTATCCCATGAATGTTCCCAGCCGCCCCACAGAATCGCATACACTGGTCAGGGTTTGTCAATCCGCTATGCACAGGGAGCCGCCTCGTGAGGGTGCTTGCCATCATACCCGCCTACAACGAGCAGGAATGCATCGAGGACACCGTGGATGAGCTGGTACGCACCTGCCCACAGGTGGACTACCTCGTCGTGAACGACGGCTCGGCAGACGACACGCCACAGATCCTCGACCGGCGGGGCTTCAATCACATCGACCTTCCCGTCAACTGCGGACTCTCCGCCGGCGTGCAGGCGGGCATGAAGCATGCGCTGCGCAACGGCTACGACGCTGCCGTGCAGTATGATGCGGACGGGCAGCACATGCCCATCTACCTCGCGTCGATGGCACAGGCCATCGAACACGGCGCAGACATCGTCATCGCATCGCGTGGGGCCGCCGGGAGTGGGGCCGTTGGTGTGCGCGGCGCCGGCGCCAAGCTCATCACCTGGCTCATTCGCCACACCACACATCAGACCATCCAAGACCCCACCTCGGGCATGCGCATGTACGATCGCGCCATGATGGAGGTCTTCGCCAACGGTTTCGACATCACGCCCGAGCCGGACACCGTGGCCCTGCTCATCCGCAAGGGCGCCCGCGTGGTGGAGGTGCCCGCCCAGATGCGCGAGCGTCAGGGCGGCACCAGCTATCTCCGCTTCATGAGCTCCATCCGCTACATGCTGCGCACGTGCCTGTCGCTGCTGCTCTTCCAATGGTTTAGGTAAGGGGTGCCCCATGAGCCCGGTCCTTCGCGTCCTTCTGATCCTCGTCACCATCATCGCCCTGGGCGTGGTGGTGCGACGCATCCGCAAGCGCAAGATTCGCGTCTCGGAGTCGGTCTATTGGGTGGTGGCCGCCGTCGTACTGCTCGTCCTGGCCGTCTTCCCGCAGATTGCGTTCTTCTTCTCCCGGCTTACCGGCTTCCTCTCGCCCAGCAACTTCGTGTTCGTGGTGCTCATCGCCCTCATGCTGCTCAAGCTGTTTGACCAGGCCTGCGACATCTCGGTGCTCACCCACAAGGTCGAGGTGCTCTCGCAGGAGCTTGCGCTCGACCGGCACGAGCGGGGGCACGACGCCGCCAAGCCCTCAAAACAATAGGATCGCCATGTGCCTCGCGACATGAGGCCTAGTCCGCCTGAGCCGCCTCCTCGTACCAGGAGAGCACCTTGTCAACGTTGTCCGCGGCGTAGCGGTAGTAGACGAACAGCCACTCGCCCACGTTGTCGCCCTCGGACTCCTTCTCGAGCGACCACAGGTACCAGCACCAGCCGGCGAACACCACATAGCTCCAGAAGTGACGGCGCTCTGCCGCCGTGGCGGGCCGACCGAAGTAGTACTCGAGCGCCCGCTCGGCACGCTCGTCGGAGAGCTGGCAGCACACCACGAACGTGCCGTAGTCGCTGGCCACGTCCGACATGCCCGCATACTCCCAGTCGATGAGGCTCATGGCGTCGTTCTCGTCCACCAGGAAGTTGAGCTCGAAGAAGTCGTTGTGTGAGACGCAGATGGGGTACCCATCCGCGTCCGCATGCTCCTTGAGGCGCATGACCTTGTCCTTGAGCTCCTGATAGCCAGGCACCTCGATGGGGCCGCCCTCCAGCAGGAGCCGCTCGTACTCCAGACCCTGCAGCACGAAGTCAAAGCGGCGATCGAGCCTAGCGCCGCTCTCGTGCAGCTTGCGGCCCATCTCCATGGCACGACGCAACTGGTCGTCGTTGCCGGAGTCCAGGTTCTTGGCGTTCGTCACGAAGCGCGAGAGCTTCCAGCCATGCTCCTCGTCCTCGTAGATGAAGGTGCTGTCCAGCCCCAGCTCCTTGGCAAGGCGCAGGCCGGCCGCCTCGCTCGCACGGCTCACGAGCTTCTCCGTGCCCACGCCAGGATGGCGGTAGACGTACTCCTGCTTGTCCGTGCCCTCCCCCACGGAGAAGTGGCAGGAGAGGTTGGTGAGCCCCTGCTTGAGCGGCCAGAACTCGTGAATGTCATCCTTGTCGCAGTGCAGGATGGATACGATGTTGTCAAAGATCCTGGAGTCCACGTTCTCCATGAAGCGTGGGTCGAAGCTGCGCAGCTGATCCAGGGAGTCAAACTCGTTGATCACGCCCGCCGGGTACTCACGCGCCACCATCGAGAGTTCGCGCAGGTGATCGGCATAGATGCCCTCCCAGAGCTTGTCCGCGGTCTCGGGGCGGTTGTAGTCCTGCTCCAGCGCCCTCACGAACCCCTCGGAGAACGCCCGGTCGAAGTAGGCGTGTCCCAGCATGACCAGCGCATTGGTGCCACCCACGCTGATGCCCATGATGCGCCCGGCGGCGCCCGTGGAGACGCACCACTCGTCCGTGTGGCCCTCCACGCGCTCGCAGGCATAGTAGGCGCCGTACACGTAGCGTTCGAAGGGGTTCTGCGTGAAGTAGTCGTCCGACGAGCACACGTAGGTGTTGGCCAGACGGTCGCGCACGAGCCACAGGGTACCGTTGTTGTTACGCGTGGCGTAGGTGGGGTTGACCACGATGGTGACGCCATACTTGCTGCGCAGGTAGAAGAAGTACTCCTTCTTGTAGCCCACGACCACGGTGATGTCGGTGACGCCGGCATCCATGAGCTGGCGGATCTGACGCTCGATGAGCACCTCGCCATGGGCCTTGAGCAGGCCCTTGGGCAGCTCATACGAGATGGGGGCAAAGCGCGACGAGAGGCCCGCCGCCATGATGACGGCATTGTCCACCGCATAGGGCTCGAGCGCCTCCATGCCCGCCTGCGTGATGCGCCCATCCTGCACGTACTCCGCATCCTCGCACACGCGCAGCGACGAGTTGACGGTGCCCAGCGAGAGGCCGCTCTCGGCGGCAAGCTCGCGCTGGCTCACGGGGCCCTCCTGGGCCGCGATGGTCTTGAGCAGATTGAACTCGCTCTTGGAGAGGGTCATGCTAGGCCTCCTGTGACGTGGCGCCAAGCATCGAACGAACGTCCGTCGCCGCGCAGATGGCACCCAGGATGATCACGATGGCGCAGACGACGCCCTTGACGTCGGGGATGGACCCCAGAATGATGAGTGAGATGGGTATGGCCCACGCCGAGTAGGTGATGTTGACCGCCATGGCGCGTGACGCGCCGATGAGGTCGATGGCACGGTAGTAGCAGAGGTAGGACACCGTGCCCGAGGCGCCCGCGAGCGCGACGAAGGGCATGGCATCGCTGCCAAGCACGTCCGTCGCAAAGCCCCAGCCGCCCAACACCGGCAGGATGATGGCGGCATAGGCAAGCGCCGAGGTGGTCTGCCTGATCTGCATGGCCACCTCGTTGTCCACAGCGGTGTTCCTGAGGCCCCAGTCGACGACGACCGCCTCGGTGCCCCAGCCCAACACGCAGGCGAGCGCACCGATGATACCCACGGTCCAGTTGCCGGGAATGCCCTCGGCAGGCGTGTAGCCCAGCACGGCCACCGCGGCAAGGCACGCGATGAGACCCAGCCACTGAAACCAGTGCATGCGCTCCTTGAGCGCGATGGCCGCCAGGAAGGCCCCCCATGCCGGGAAGAAGGCGGAGATGGCGGCGGCATAGGACGCCCCGATGTTATTGACCGAGATGACGTAGCCCGTCATGCCGAGGGGGCCACCGATGAGCGCTGCCCCCATGATCACGAGGCCGGCCCGCGTCTTGAGGATGGCCAGCGTGTCCTTGAGCTTGCGACGCAGCGCCATGTAGACGAACGCCGTCACGGCCGAGCCCGCGTCATGCAGGAACGTGCTCACGAACGCCGCGAGCGCGATGGCCTGCGGCGTGGAGACGAAGACGCCCTTCGCGAGCGCCACCGAGAGGATGACCGTATCGAGCGCCCAGGTGAGCGCCGCCCCAAAGCCCCAGATCATGAGTGAGCCCCTTTCGTCCCGTCCTCATACCAGGCGAGGACCATGTCGATGTAGTCGGCGCAGTAGCTGCGGTAGATGTCCAGCCACGAGCCCACGCCGGCACCCTCCGCCTCCTTCTCGAGCGCCCAGACGTACCAGCACCATCCGCCCAGGACCACACGGGCCCAGAAGTGCCTGCGCTCCTCGAAGGTCGCCGGGCGACCAAAGTAGGCGTCGATGGCGGCATCGCCTCGTGCGCGGTCGGCGTCGCTGCAGATGATGAAGGTGGCCGTGTCGTTGCCGGGGTCGCCCATGCCGGCAAACTCCCAGTCAATGACAAAGAGCTCGTCGTCCTCGCCCACGAGAAGGTTGAGTGGCAGGTAGTCGTTGTGGCTGAAGACCGCCTCGTAGCCGTCCGCCTGGGCATGCCCGTTGACGCGCACCACCTTGTCGCGCAGCTCATGGTAGCCAGGCGCGGTGATGTCGCCATGCTCCTCGAGCAAGGTCTCGTAGCCTACGCCATCGGCAAAGAAGTCGAACGTGGCGGGGATGTGCGCCCCCGACTCGTGGAGGCGTCGCGCGCACTCCATGGCACGACGCACGTCAGCGGGATCCGTGGGGTCGATGGTGCGGGCGTTGCGCACGAAGTGGGAGATCTTCCACCCGCTCGTGGGGTCCTCGTGGACGAAGGTCCCGTCGATGCCCATGCGTACGGCGACCGCCTCGGCGTCCGTCTCTGCTTGGCGGTTGATGAACTTGTCGGTCCCCACGCCAGGATGGCGGTATACGTACTCCCACCTGCGCTCGCCCTCCCCCACGGAAAAGTGGAAGGAGAGGTTGGTGAGGCCCTGCCCCACGGGACGGAAGTCGCCGAGGTCCCTGCGGGAGCAGCGCAACGTGGTCGTGATGTTGTCAAGCACCGCACAGTCCACGGACTCGATGAAGGCAGGATCATAGGCGACAAGCTCGTCGAGGCTGTCGAACTCGCGGATGACCCCCTCGTCGTAGCGACGCATGATCAGGGCGAGCTCGTCCAGGTGGTCGGCGTAGATGGCCTCCCACAGGCGGTCCGCCGTGGTGGGATCCTCGACCTCCGCGCCCAGGAGCCGCACGAACCGCCGGGAGAAGGGGCGGTCGAAGTAGGCGTGGCCCAGCATGACCCAGGCGTCCGCGCCGCCCACCTCGACGTAGACGATGCGCCCGTTGCCGTCCGTCCGCAGGCACCACTCGTCGGTGGGACCAGCCACGTACTCCGCCGCGTAGTAGGCACCACGCACGTAGCGCTCGAAGGGGTTCCGCTCGAAGTAGTCGTCCGACGAGCACACGAAGGTGTTGGCCAGGCGGTCGCGCACGAGCCAGAGCGTGTAGTTGTTGTTGCGCTCCGCATAGCGGTCGTTGACCACGAGGTCCACGCCGAAGGCATCCGCCAGGTAGGCAAAGCGCTCCTTCCGGTAGCCCACCACCACGGTGATGTCGGTGATGCCAGCCTCCCTGAGCTGGCGGATCTGGCGCTCGATGAGTACCTCCCCCCTCACCGTGATGAGGCCCTTGGGCGTCTTGTACGAGATGGGCACGAAGCGCGACGAGAGGCCCGCCGCCATGATGATGGCATTGTCCACCTGGTAGGGTGCGAGCGTCGCCTGGGCCGCGGCGTCCCCTGCGAGCGCACGCTGCTGGAGCCGTTCGAATTCGTCCTGCGCTATCGCCATGAAGGTCTCGTGTTTCTCCCCTGCCCACGGTGGAGGGATGTAATGTTCAACCGCTTTAGTGTACTTGCAAAGAAATGAGCGTTCAATCTATGGAGCAATAATCCATAGATTGAACGCTCCTGTGCTCATTTCCCGTGCCCATGTCCATGGATGGGAGGACTGTCCTAGTCGGACTCGACGATGGGCCAGATGGTGCCCGTCTCCGTCCAGTTTCCAAAGTCGCATGAGTCGCCGTCGATGCGCCACTGGCGGATGTAGGTGCGCCTCCAGGTGCCATTCTCGTTGACGGCGGCCGTCGCGCCATAGTAGCGTGGCCGGGGGACGTCGGGCACCTCCCACGCGGGCATGCCCGTGGGCCATGGCTCCCCACCCGTGGCGGCGAGGATGGTTGCCGGCAGGTCCATGTGGCCTGTGGGCACGTTGGAGGTCCTGCACGGTTGGCTGGAGTCGCCGCCGAGCTCCACGGAGGGTTTCACCAGGAAGATGGGCGACGAGGGTTCGCTGATCTCGTCCGTGAGGTACCAGTGCCCATGGTCGGCCGTGATGATGATGGTCGCATCATCGTACTTGCCCAGCCTCTTGAGCTGCCTCAGGTACTCGCTCACGATCTCCAGCGAGCCGCGCGACTGCTGGACCTGCGTCACCTCGCCCTGGGCGTACTCGCCATGCTCGTCCATGGTGAACGGTGGGTGCGAGCCCAGCAGGTGGATGAGACGATACGACCCCTTGCCGGAGTCCGGCTCCACCGAGAGGCCACGTCTCTGGAGCATGTGGTGGTAGGACACGTCGTCGTAGACGTAGGGCTCGTTGTCGAGGTCGACGCTGGGATCGGATGGGTCGTTGGTCCGCAGCACCGCGTTGTTGAGGTCATCGGTGTTGAACCACATCCCCGGCTTGAGCGCCCATGGCAGGTCGCGGTAGAAGGCCGCCCTTGCCAGGATGGAGATCGTGGACAGGAAGCTGTTCGGCTGGGGTGGGATGGGGTGCAGGTTGGTGACCCTGCCGTTGAGCTGCGACAGTCCGTTGTAGATGTCCCCCGAGTAGATGCTGGTGGAGTAGCCGGAGCGGTTGACGGCATCCACCAGGTTGTCGCCGCCGTACCAGCCGCGCACCAGCGTGTTGGAGAAGGCCGGGTCGTCCTGCCTGAGCGTGCGCCCCGTGGTGAGCGTGGCCAACGCGTAGCGCGTGGGGATCATGTTGCCCACGGTGTTGTGGTAGTTGGTGAAGCCCGTCATCTCGTCCAGCGCGTCGGGATACTGCGCCAGCGTCTGGTCGAGGAAGCTCACGTCAAAGGTGTCCAGCACGAACACGATCACGTTGCCCCTGTCCGAGACGTCCATGAGGCCCTCCATGGTCACCTGCGGCTTCTCGGCACTCACGGGGGTACCGTCGGCCGTGGGGCGCCGCGTGGTGAGGCCCAGCCCGATGCCCTGCGACACGGCGAGGAGCACGGCGAGGAGCACGGCCACGCCCTTGAAGGGCAGGGGCCGCCTGAGGGCGAACGCCACGGCACCCGCGATGACGACAACCCACACGAGCGCCGAGATCACCGTGATCCCCTGGAACGAGTCCCACGGAACCGGGGAGCCATCTGCCGCGGGCAGCCCGACGTTGAGCAGGAGCACCTGCAGGAAGGCCGCAAGCGCCAGAGCGCTCACCAGCGCCAGCAGGACGTTGAACGCCTTGCCCCTGGCAAGGGAGATGACGAGCGCCAGTGCGACGGCGACCGCAAGTCCCACCACGACCACCGGCTTCCAGATGGTGACGATGGTGAAGAAGAGGCTGTCCGTGCTGGCCGCCACCATCTCGAGCGCCGGCTCCACGAAGATCGTGAACACCGCCACCAAGCACACGACGAGCGCGAGGACGAGGCGCACATGCCAGGGCAGGCGTTCCTGAGCCGGGGCGTCCACGACAAGCGATGCGTGATGCGCCTGCTCGCGGGCGCGCTCATGCGCGGCGGCGTCCGAGGGGTCGACCCGATGCACCTCACCCTCCCGCACACGTGCCTCGTGCGCGCCCAGGAGTCTCAGGAGCACGCGACGCAGACGGCGCCATGCCACGCCCAGCACGGCCGAGAGGGCCACGGCCACGCCGGCGAGGGCCTGGATGGTGTAGGTCATCACCGAGGGGTCCACGTACGCGAGGGCTGGGGTGGCCAGGGCGTTGGCCCACACGCAGGCCAGCGCACAGGCAAAGGCGACGTCGCACGCCACGAGGGCACGTCTCGGCATCCTAGTCCTCATCGGTGGCCTCCTCCTCGTCCTGGGAACCCTTGGCAACCTGCTTGGCCAGGACCTCGCCCAGCAGGAACTCGCCCGCCGCCGCACCGCCGTGGCCCAGGTTGGCGATCATGCGCTCGCGCACGGTGCGAATCCGCTCCGCCCAGCGCCCGGAATCGGCCACCATGTCGTCCACGGCAGCGCGCAGGCCGGAGAGGTCCTTGGGGTCCACGGAGACGCCGATCTCGCTGCGGATGGAGATGTCCAGGGGCGTCCAGCCCGTGATCTTGGGCCAGTCGGGGTTGAGCTCCTTCATGGTGGTGTCCACGAAGAGGCAGGGCTTGAGCGTGGTGAGGGAGAACTCCTCGGCGATGGACGACCAGTCGGTGGCCAGCACGTCGGCCTCCAAGATGGAGGAATGGCCCGAGAAGTCGCACTCGAAGGTGAGCTCGTCCTCACCCACCTCGCTGTAGCGCGCCATGAGGGCATCGAGCTTGGCACGGTAGCGCTTGATGTACTCGGGATGCGGGCGTACCGTGATGTGGTAGCCATGGTCCAGGAGCTGCGCCAGCATGCCGTCGATGCAGGAGTCCAGGATGTTGTCATAGTTCCACGTGGGGGCGATGAGCACCTCGGGGCGCTCGTGGCGCACCTTCTCCATGGCCGCGTAGTCCGCAATCTCGCGGTCCAGGAGATCGTAGCCCACCAGTGGCAGCTTCTTGTGGCGCGTGCCGTAGAACTCCTCAACCGCGCGGGCGTCATCCACCTGGTGCTGGCCCACGCACATCACGGCGTCGTAGTTGGCGTACTCGCCGCGCGTGGAGGTGACGGTCATCGAGGTCATGTGGTGGGGCGCGTACACATACTCGGTGTCCTTGTCCACGTAGGAGCGCTTGATGTAGAAGTTGTCCAGGTCGCCGAGGGAGGTCACCACCACGTCGGCGTCCATCTTCATCATGAGGGTGATGAGCCGGCGCTGCCCCAGATAGTAGGGTTGGATGCGCGGCTCGGAGAGGGCCAGCTCGAACACCTGGTCGTTAGGGTCACTCGTGACGTAGTGGATGCGCACGTCGGAGTTTGCGAGCAGCCACTCGATGGCACCCTGGAAGTACTTGTAGAAGCCCGACCCCTCCGAGTAGAACACCAGGTGCTTGCCATCCACCTTGAAGAAGCGCTTGTAGTCGGCCTTCTCGCGGCGGGCGTGTGGGTCGCGCTGCCACCACCTGTGCTCGCTCCTGGTGGCCTCGACCATGGCATCGTAGGAGTCGCGCGTCTCGTTGAGCTCGTCGTAGTCGATGTACCTGGATGGCCTGATGATGAGGTTGCACACCACCTGCACCAGAATGGAGAGCAGGTTGGAGCACACCCAGTAGAAGGCCATGCCACATGCCACGAAGAACGCGAGGAACATGGAGAGCGCGATGGAGAGGCCGTTGGTAGTGTTCTTCTCCGCGCGCGACTGCTCGCGCTGCAGCGGGTTGATGTGGTTGGAGGCGACGCCCATGGCCACGGCGGACAGCGTGGCCAGAAGCACCATCACGAGGGAGGCGCCACCGTCCTGGCTGGGCACCAGGCCCAAAAACTCCGTGCCGGGAGCGCCGCTGTCGGTGATGGCGTGGATGACGTCCACGAGCGCGAACAGGATGATGACCTGGATGGCCAGGGGCACCAGGGAGAGCAGCGGGTGGTAGTGGTGCTCCTTGTAGAGGCGGTTCTGGTTCTCGTCGATGGCCTCGCGGTCGCCAAAGTAGCGCTCCTTGAGGCGGAACAGGTCGGGCATCACCTGCACCATGACGATGGAGTTCTTCTGGCACCACAGTGAGAGTGGCATGAGGACGACCTTGGACACCAGGGTGAACACGAAGATGGCCACCCAGTAGCTCCCCGTGAGGCCATGGGCCCAGTCCACGATGACCAGGAAGAGGTCGGTAAGCGGTTGAAGCATATGCGAGATGTCCCTTTTTGTCCGGAGGGCGCCCCTGTCGTTGTGGCCCCTAGGCAAGCACTCAAGTTGCTATGTTACGTCACTGATATACGGAGGGAACAGATTTATGGAAAAGCCATGAATGCTCACCAATCGATCCCCTTCTTGGTCGTCGGTGACCACGGCTGCAGCTGCCTGTAGGCAAACAGTCTCTCGCACGTCTTCTTTGCCAGAAGCCTATCGACCTCCGCATG contains:
- the yidC gene encoding membrane protein insertase YidC; amino-acid sequence: MLQPLTDLFLVIVDWAHGLTGSYWVAIFVFTLVSKVVLMPLSLWCQKNSIVMVQVMPDLFRLKERYFGDREAIDENQNRLYKEHHYHPLLSLVPLAIQVIILFALVDVIHAITDSGAPGTEFLGLVPSQDGGASLVMVLLATLSAVAMGVASNHINPLQREQSRAEKNTTNGLSIALSMFLAFFVACGMAFYWVCSNLLSILVQVVCNLIIRPSRYIDYDELNETRDSYDAMVEATRSEHRWWQRDPHARREKADYKRFFKVDGKHLVFYSEGSGFYKYFQGAIEWLLANSDVRIHYVTSDPNDQVFELALSEPRIQPYYLGQRRLITLMMKMDADVVVTSLGDLDNFYIKRSYVDKDTEYVYAPHHMTSMTVTSTRGEYANYDAVMCVGQHQVDDARAVEEFYGTRHKKLPLVGYDLLDREIADYAAMEKVRHERPEVLIAPTWNYDNILDSCIDGMLAQLLDHGYHITVRPHPEYIKRYRAKLDALMARYSEVGEDELTFECDFSGHSSILEADVLATDWSSIAEEFSLTTLKPCLFVDTTMKELNPDWPKITGWTPLDISIRSEIGVSVDPKDLSGLRAAVDDMVADSGRWAERIRTVRERMIANLGHGGAAAGEFLLGEVLAKQVAKGSQDEEEATDED